A genomic window from Sparus aurata chromosome 4, fSpaAur1.1, whole genome shotgun sequence includes:
- the myzap gene encoding myocardial zonula adherens protein isoform X3, translating into MLRYGSGRNVSTTTTTTEDSPESFSERRIRRLRLTLHAGDTENKEPKNANSDTSEKKTDVNGTWKKKNGLIQRERPAGRESPQQQLGDMTNGAPESSLQQHGPKVYAVVQRTGSDRQQEVMAREWTVNHLQDEMRYIKEVRDSLEKVRERMYGQFGGMQQSMQKLSQEIRTANSQRRSLESEVRVRTEAMESFDQMNSSLISANLGLQKSLLENCQSRVDRRDEVKSLRSTCEKTQEKLRETEKELAAAHAENQTLRLQVETSREASTVALQELSAKLQQEYDEKLREEQRKHREEIENLQAQLDEYIRRLEEAERNIKTAEAKIAERDQRIMELERLLDCMSKEKGQLQKKLQECEQRLRLLELTDTTDGTVAKRSKELQSESVELRERIKHLNDMVFCQQRKVKGMIEEVQTLRAQVAQKDMFISELLDRIAIVECENNELEDKLKYFMSTQNKPRVVLETREIGVGCDLLPRRDAEPPVQREPTHLHPIQHPPPLQLPPPVNLPSATQLSSPPQLLSPKQPSSPTQPSSPSQSPSSSSPTEHPFAYLTSPTQPRTFKSSNPPPSRLDCSLLRYTPVQYSRFLQSSPAVYTRPFEYESPESPVQSGRDEVDAETNTGPKSSPEESMSSLYSSQPRSRAPQVYSPFMKLMEITAKINID; encoded by the exons ATGCTTCGCTACGGCTCAGGACGAAATGTTTCCACCACTACCACCACAACAGAGGACTCTCCAGAGTCTTTCAGTGAG AGGAGGATCAGGCGCCTCAGGTTAACCCTACACGCGGGGGATACGGAAAACAAGGAGCCCAAAAATGCAAACTCAGACACG TCTGAGAAAAAGACGGACGTCAACGGGACATGGAAAAAGAAGAATGGGCTGATCCAGAGAGAGAGGCCAGCTGGCAGGGAGTCACCTCAGCAG CAGCTCGGAGACATGACCAATGGGGCGCCAgagtcctcgctgcagcagcatgGGCCCAAAGTGTACGCCGTTGTGCAGAGGACGGgctcagacagacagcaggaggtGATGGCGCGTGAGTGGACGGTCAATCACCTTCAGGATGAGATGAGATACATCAAAGAG GTGAGAGATTCGCTGGAAAAGGTGAGAGAGCGGATGTACGGGCAGTTCGGAGGAATGCAGCAATCAATGCAGAAGCTTTCACAGGAAATCAGG ACTGCCAATTCACAGCGAAGGAGTCTGGAGTCAGAGGTGAGGGTCCGGACGGAAGCCATGGAGAGCTTCGATCAGATGAACAGCTCCCTCATTTCTGCGAACCTCGGCCTGCAG AAATCCCTTTTGGAAAACTGTCAGAGCAGAGTGGACAGGAGGGACGAGGTGAAGAGTTTGCGGAGCACCTGTGAGAAGACACAAGAGAAActcagagagacggagaaggagCTGGCCGCCGCGCACGCTGAGAACCAGACTCTGAGACTACAG GTGGAGACTTCACGGGAGGCCAGCACCGTGGCACTGCAGGAGCTGTCAGCGAAGCTACAGCAGGAGTACGACGAGAAGCTGCGGGAGGAACAACGGAAACACAGGGAGGAGATTGAAAACCTACAG GCCCAACTCGACGAGTACATCAGGCGActagaggaagcagagagaaacaTCAAGACTGCAGAGGCCAAGATTGCAGAGAGGGACCAGAGGATCATGGAACTGGAGCGTCTACTGGACTGTATGAGCAAG GAAAAGGGTCAACTCCAGAAGAAGCTTCAGGAATGTGAACAGCGTCTCCGCTTGTTGGAGCTGACAGACACGACTGATGGAACTGTAGCCAAAAG GTCCAAAGAGCTGCAGTCTGAAAGTGTGGAACTGCGTGAGAGGATCAAACACTTGAACGACATGGTGTTCTGCCAGCAGAGGAAAGTCAAGGGAATGATCGAGGAG GTTCAAACACTGCGAGCCCAAGTCGCTCAGAAGGATATGTTCATCTCTGAGCTTCTGGACAGAATCGCAATAGTGGAGTGCGAG AATAATGAATTAGAAGACAAGCTGAAGTATTTTATGTCCACACAGAATAAACCTCGAGTAGTTTTGGAAACCAGGGAGATAGGAGTAGGCTGTGATCTGCTCCCCAG ACGTGATGCTGAACCTCCTGTTCAGCGCGAGCCAACTCATCTCCATCCCATACAACACCCACCACCCCTCCAACTTCCACCACCAGTGAATCTTCCATCAGCCACCCAACTGTCATCTCCACCTCAACTTCTTTCCCCTAAACAACCATCATCCCCCACACAACCTTCATCCCCTTCACAAtctccatcttcttcatctCCAACTGAACACCCATTCGCATACCTGACATCACCAACCCAACCTAGGACGTTCAAGTCTAGTAACCCTCCACCCAGCAGGCTGGACTGCAGTTTACTGAGGTACACTCCTGTCCAATACAGCCGCTTCCTGCAGTCCAGCCCCGCAGTATACACCCGTCCGTTTGAATATGAGTCTCCTGAGAGTCCAGTCCAGTCCGGGAGGGATGAGGTGgatgcagaaacaaacacaggccCAAAATCAAGTCCAGAGGAATCCATGTCATCTCTGTACTCCTCTCAACCGAGATCAAGAGCCCCCCAAGTTTATTCACCATTCATGAAACTTATGGAAATTACAGCGAAGATAAACATAGACTGA
- the myzap gene encoding myocardial zonula adherens protein isoform X2 gives MLRYGSGRNVSTTTTTTEDSPESFSERRIRRLRLTLHAGDTENKEPKNANSDTSEKKTDVNGTWKKKNGLIQRERPAGRESPQQLGDMTNGAPESSLQQHGPKVYAVVQRTGSDRQQEVMAREWTVNHLQDEMRYIKEVRDSLEKVRERMYGQFGGMQQSMQKLSQEIRTANSQRRSLESEVRVRTEAMESFDQMNSSLISANLGLQLPLQKSLLENCQSRVDRRDEVKSLRSTCEKTQEKLRETEKELAAAHAENQTLRLQVETSREASTVALQELSAKLQQEYDEKLREEQRKHREEIENLQAQLDEYIRRLEEAERNIKTAEAKIAERDQRIMELERLLDCMSKEKGQLQKKLQECEQRLRLLELTDTTDGTVAKRSKELQSESVELRERIKHLNDMVFCQQRKVKGMIEEVQTLRAQVAQKDMFISELLDRIAIVECENNELEDKLKYFMSTQNKPRVVLETREIGVGCDLLPRRDAEPPVQREPTHLHPIQHPPPLQLPPPVNLPSATQLSSPPQLLSPKQPSSPTQPSSPSQSPSSSSPTEHPFAYLTSPTQPRTFKSSNPPPSRLDCSLLRYTPVQYSRFLQSSPAVYTRPFEYESPESPVQSGRDEVDAETNTGPKSSPEESMSSLYSSQPRSRAPQVYSPFMKLMEITAKINID, from the exons ATGCTTCGCTACGGCTCAGGACGAAATGTTTCCACCACTACCACCACAACAGAGGACTCTCCAGAGTCTTTCAGTGAG AGGAGGATCAGGCGCCTCAGGTTAACCCTACACGCGGGGGATACGGAAAACAAGGAGCCCAAAAATGCAAACTCAGACACG TCTGAGAAAAAGACGGACGTCAACGGGACATGGAAAAAGAAGAATGGGCTGATCCAGAGAGAGAGGCCAGCTGGCAGGGAGTCACCTCAGCAG CTCGGAGACATGACCAATGGGGCGCCAgagtcctcgctgcagcagcatgGGCCCAAAGTGTACGCCGTTGTGCAGAGGACGGgctcagacagacagcaggaggtGATGGCGCGTGAGTGGACGGTCAATCACCTTCAGGATGAGATGAGATACATCAAAGAG GTGAGAGATTCGCTGGAAAAGGTGAGAGAGCGGATGTACGGGCAGTTCGGAGGAATGCAGCAATCAATGCAGAAGCTTTCACAGGAAATCAGG ACTGCCAATTCACAGCGAAGGAGTCTGGAGTCAGAGGTGAGGGTCCGGACGGAAGCCATGGAGAGCTTCGATCAGATGAACAGCTCCCTCATTTCTGCGAACCTCGGCCTGCAG TTGCCTTTGCAGAAATCCCTTTTGGAAAACTGTCAGAGCAGAGTGGACAGGAGGGACGAGGTGAAGAGTTTGCGGAGCACCTGTGAGAAGACACAAGAGAAActcagagagacggagaaggagCTGGCCGCCGCGCACGCTGAGAACCAGACTCTGAGACTACAG GTGGAGACTTCACGGGAGGCCAGCACCGTGGCACTGCAGGAGCTGTCAGCGAAGCTACAGCAGGAGTACGACGAGAAGCTGCGGGAGGAACAACGGAAACACAGGGAGGAGATTGAAAACCTACAG GCCCAACTCGACGAGTACATCAGGCGActagaggaagcagagagaaacaTCAAGACTGCAGAGGCCAAGATTGCAGAGAGGGACCAGAGGATCATGGAACTGGAGCGTCTACTGGACTGTATGAGCAAG GAAAAGGGTCAACTCCAGAAGAAGCTTCAGGAATGTGAACAGCGTCTCCGCTTGTTGGAGCTGACAGACACGACTGATGGAACTGTAGCCAAAAG GTCCAAAGAGCTGCAGTCTGAAAGTGTGGAACTGCGTGAGAGGATCAAACACTTGAACGACATGGTGTTCTGCCAGCAGAGGAAAGTCAAGGGAATGATCGAGGAG GTTCAAACACTGCGAGCCCAAGTCGCTCAGAAGGATATGTTCATCTCTGAGCTTCTGGACAGAATCGCAATAGTGGAGTGCGAG AATAATGAATTAGAAGACAAGCTGAAGTATTTTATGTCCACACAGAATAAACCTCGAGTAGTTTTGGAAACCAGGGAGATAGGAGTAGGCTGTGATCTGCTCCCCAG ACGTGATGCTGAACCTCCTGTTCAGCGCGAGCCAACTCATCTCCATCCCATACAACACCCACCACCCCTCCAACTTCCACCACCAGTGAATCTTCCATCAGCCACCCAACTGTCATCTCCACCTCAACTTCTTTCCCCTAAACAACCATCATCCCCCACACAACCTTCATCCCCTTCACAAtctccatcttcttcatctCCAACTGAACACCCATTCGCATACCTGACATCACCAACCCAACCTAGGACGTTCAAGTCTAGTAACCCTCCACCCAGCAGGCTGGACTGCAGTTTACTGAGGTACACTCCTGTCCAATACAGCCGCTTCCTGCAGTCCAGCCCCGCAGTATACACCCGTCCGTTTGAATATGAGTCTCCTGAGAGTCCAGTCCAGTCCGGGAGGGATGAGGTGgatgcagaaacaaacacaggccCAAAATCAAGTCCAGAGGAATCCATGTCATCTCTGTACTCCTCTCAACCGAGATCAAGAGCCCCCCAAGTTTATTCACCATTCATGAAACTTATGGAAATTACAGCGAAGATAAACATAGACTGA
- the myzap gene encoding myocardial zonula adherens protein isoform X5: MLRYGSGRNVSTTTTTTEDSPESFSERRIRRLRLTLHAGDTENKEPKNANSDTSEKKTDVNGTWKKKNGLIQRERPAGRESPQQQLGDMTNGAPESSLQQHGPKVYAVVQRTGSDRQQEVMAREWTVNHLQDEMRYIKEVRDSLEKVRERMYGQFGGMQQSMQKLSQEIRTANSQRRSLESEVRVRTEAMESFDQMNSSLISANLGLQLPLQKSLLENCQSRVDRRDEVKSLRSTCEKTQEKLRETEKELAAAHAENQTLRLQVETSREASTVALQELSAKLQQEYDEKLREEQRKHREEIENLQAQLDEYIRRLEEAERNIKTAEAKIAERDQRIMELERLLDCMSKEKGQLQKKLQECEQRLRLLELTDTTDGTVAKRSKELQSESVELRERIKHLNDMVFCQQRKVKGMIEEVQTLRAQVAQKDMFISELLDRIAIVECENNELEDKLKYFMSTQNKPRVVLETREIGVGCDLLPSRFLQSSPAVYTRPFEYESPESPVQSGRDEVDAETNTGPKSSPEESMSSLYSSQPRSRAPQVYSPFMKLMEITAKINID; the protein is encoded by the exons ATGCTTCGCTACGGCTCAGGACGAAATGTTTCCACCACTACCACCACAACAGAGGACTCTCCAGAGTCTTTCAGTGAG AGGAGGATCAGGCGCCTCAGGTTAACCCTACACGCGGGGGATACGGAAAACAAGGAGCCCAAAAATGCAAACTCAGACACG TCTGAGAAAAAGACGGACGTCAACGGGACATGGAAAAAGAAGAATGGGCTGATCCAGAGAGAGAGGCCAGCTGGCAGGGAGTCACCTCAGCAG CAGCTCGGAGACATGACCAATGGGGCGCCAgagtcctcgctgcagcagcatgGGCCCAAAGTGTACGCCGTTGTGCAGAGGACGGgctcagacagacagcaggaggtGATGGCGCGTGAGTGGACGGTCAATCACCTTCAGGATGAGATGAGATACATCAAAGAG GTGAGAGATTCGCTGGAAAAGGTGAGAGAGCGGATGTACGGGCAGTTCGGAGGAATGCAGCAATCAATGCAGAAGCTTTCACAGGAAATCAGG ACTGCCAATTCACAGCGAAGGAGTCTGGAGTCAGAGGTGAGGGTCCGGACGGAAGCCATGGAGAGCTTCGATCAGATGAACAGCTCCCTCATTTCTGCGAACCTCGGCCTGCAG TTGCCTTTGCAGAAATCCCTTTTGGAAAACTGTCAGAGCAGAGTGGACAGGAGGGACGAGGTGAAGAGTTTGCGGAGCACCTGTGAGAAGACACAAGAGAAActcagagagacggagaaggagCTGGCCGCCGCGCACGCTGAGAACCAGACTCTGAGACTACAG GTGGAGACTTCACGGGAGGCCAGCACCGTGGCACTGCAGGAGCTGTCAGCGAAGCTACAGCAGGAGTACGACGAGAAGCTGCGGGAGGAACAACGGAAACACAGGGAGGAGATTGAAAACCTACAG GCCCAACTCGACGAGTACATCAGGCGActagaggaagcagagagaaacaTCAAGACTGCAGAGGCCAAGATTGCAGAGAGGGACCAGAGGATCATGGAACTGGAGCGTCTACTGGACTGTATGAGCAAG GAAAAGGGTCAACTCCAGAAGAAGCTTCAGGAATGTGAACAGCGTCTCCGCTTGTTGGAGCTGACAGACACGACTGATGGAACTGTAGCCAAAAG GTCCAAAGAGCTGCAGTCTGAAAGTGTGGAACTGCGTGAGAGGATCAAACACTTGAACGACATGGTGTTCTGCCAGCAGAGGAAAGTCAAGGGAATGATCGAGGAG GTTCAAACACTGCGAGCCCAAGTCGCTCAGAAGGATATGTTCATCTCTGAGCTTCTGGACAGAATCGCAATAGTGGAGTGCGAG AATAATGAATTAGAAGACAAGCTGAAGTATTTTATGTCCACACAGAATAAACCTCGAGTAGTTTTGGAAACCAGGGAGATAGGAGTAGGCTGTGATCTGCTCCCCAG CCGCTTCCTGCAGTCCAGCCCCGCAGTATACACCCGTCCGTTTGAATATGAGTCTCCTGAGAGTCCAGTCCAGTCCGGGAGGGATGAGGTGgatgcagaaacaaacacaggccCAAAATCAAGTCCAGAGGAATCCATGTCATCTCTGTACTCCTCTCAACCGAGATCAAGAGCCCCCCAAGTTTATTCACCATTCATGAAACTTATGGAAATTACAGCGAAGATAAACATAGACTGA
- the myzap gene encoding myocardial zonula adherens protein isoform X1, whose amino-acid sequence MLRYGSGRNVSTTTTTTEDSPESFSERRIRRLRLTLHAGDTENKEPKNANSDTSEKKTDVNGTWKKKNGLIQRERPAGRESPQQQLGDMTNGAPESSLQQHGPKVYAVVQRTGSDRQQEVMAREWTVNHLQDEMRYIKEVRDSLEKVRERMYGQFGGMQQSMQKLSQEIRTANSQRRSLESEVRVRTEAMESFDQMNSSLISANLGLQLPLQKSLLENCQSRVDRRDEVKSLRSTCEKTQEKLRETEKELAAAHAENQTLRLQVETSREASTVALQELSAKLQQEYDEKLREEQRKHREEIENLQAQLDEYIRRLEEAERNIKTAEAKIAERDQRIMELERLLDCMSKEKGQLQKKLQECEQRLRLLELTDTTDGTVAKRSKELQSESVELRERIKHLNDMVFCQQRKVKGMIEEVQTLRAQVAQKDMFISELLDRIAIVECENNELEDKLKYFMSTQNKPRVVLETREIGVGCDLLPRRDAEPPVQREPTHLHPIQHPPPLQLPPPVNLPSATQLSSPPQLLSPKQPSSPTQPSSPSQSPSSSSPTEHPFAYLTSPTQPRTFKSSNPPPSRLDCSLLRYTPVQYSRFLQSSPAVYTRPFEYESPESPVQSGRDEVDAETNTGPKSSPEESMSSLYSSQPRSRAPQVYSPFMKLMEITAKINID is encoded by the exons ATGCTTCGCTACGGCTCAGGACGAAATGTTTCCACCACTACCACCACAACAGAGGACTCTCCAGAGTCTTTCAGTGAG AGGAGGATCAGGCGCCTCAGGTTAACCCTACACGCGGGGGATACGGAAAACAAGGAGCCCAAAAATGCAAACTCAGACACG TCTGAGAAAAAGACGGACGTCAACGGGACATGGAAAAAGAAGAATGGGCTGATCCAGAGAGAGAGGCCAGCTGGCAGGGAGTCACCTCAGCAG CAGCTCGGAGACATGACCAATGGGGCGCCAgagtcctcgctgcagcagcatgGGCCCAAAGTGTACGCCGTTGTGCAGAGGACGGgctcagacagacagcaggaggtGATGGCGCGTGAGTGGACGGTCAATCACCTTCAGGATGAGATGAGATACATCAAAGAG GTGAGAGATTCGCTGGAAAAGGTGAGAGAGCGGATGTACGGGCAGTTCGGAGGAATGCAGCAATCAATGCAGAAGCTTTCACAGGAAATCAGG ACTGCCAATTCACAGCGAAGGAGTCTGGAGTCAGAGGTGAGGGTCCGGACGGAAGCCATGGAGAGCTTCGATCAGATGAACAGCTCCCTCATTTCTGCGAACCTCGGCCTGCAG TTGCCTTTGCAGAAATCCCTTTTGGAAAACTGTCAGAGCAGAGTGGACAGGAGGGACGAGGTGAAGAGTTTGCGGAGCACCTGTGAGAAGACACAAGAGAAActcagagagacggagaaggagCTGGCCGCCGCGCACGCTGAGAACCAGACTCTGAGACTACAG GTGGAGACTTCACGGGAGGCCAGCACCGTGGCACTGCAGGAGCTGTCAGCGAAGCTACAGCAGGAGTACGACGAGAAGCTGCGGGAGGAACAACGGAAACACAGGGAGGAGATTGAAAACCTACAG GCCCAACTCGACGAGTACATCAGGCGActagaggaagcagagagaaacaTCAAGACTGCAGAGGCCAAGATTGCAGAGAGGGACCAGAGGATCATGGAACTGGAGCGTCTACTGGACTGTATGAGCAAG GAAAAGGGTCAACTCCAGAAGAAGCTTCAGGAATGTGAACAGCGTCTCCGCTTGTTGGAGCTGACAGACACGACTGATGGAACTGTAGCCAAAAG GTCCAAAGAGCTGCAGTCTGAAAGTGTGGAACTGCGTGAGAGGATCAAACACTTGAACGACATGGTGTTCTGCCAGCAGAGGAAAGTCAAGGGAATGATCGAGGAG GTTCAAACACTGCGAGCCCAAGTCGCTCAGAAGGATATGTTCATCTCTGAGCTTCTGGACAGAATCGCAATAGTGGAGTGCGAG AATAATGAATTAGAAGACAAGCTGAAGTATTTTATGTCCACACAGAATAAACCTCGAGTAGTTTTGGAAACCAGGGAGATAGGAGTAGGCTGTGATCTGCTCCCCAG ACGTGATGCTGAACCTCCTGTTCAGCGCGAGCCAACTCATCTCCATCCCATACAACACCCACCACCCCTCCAACTTCCACCACCAGTGAATCTTCCATCAGCCACCCAACTGTCATCTCCACCTCAACTTCTTTCCCCTAAACAACCATCATCCCCCACACAACCTTCATCCCCTTCACAAtctccatcttcttcatctCCAACTGAACACCCATTCGCATACCTGACATCACCAACCCAACCTAGGACGTTCAAGTCTAGTAACCCTCCACCCAGCAGGCTGGACTGCAGTTTACTGAGGTACACTCCTGTCCAATACAGCCGCTTCCTGCAGTCCAGCCCCGCAGTATACACCCGTCCGTTTGAATATGAGTCTCCTGAGAGTCCAGTCCAGTCCGGGAGGGATGAGGTGgatgcagaaacaaacacaggccCAAAATCAAGTCCAGAGGAATCCATGTCATCTCTGTACTCCTCTCAACCGAGATCAAGAGCCCCCCAAGTTTATTCACCATTCATGAAACTTATGGAAATTACAGCGAAGATAAACATAGACTGA
- the myzap gene encoding myocardial zonula adherens protein isoform X6, translated as MLRYGSGRNVSTTTTTTEDSPESFSERRIRRLRLTLHAGDTENKEPKNANSDTSEKKTDVNGTWKKKNGLIQRERPAGRESPQQQLGDMTNGAPESSLQQHGPKVYAVVQRTGSDRQQEVMAREWTVNHLQDEMRYIKEVRDSLEKVRERMYGQFGGMQQSMQKLSQEIRTANSQRRSLESEVRVRTEAMESFDQMNSSLISANLGLQLPLQKSLLENCQSRVDRRDEVKSLRSTCEKTQEKLRETEKELAAAHAENQTLRLQVETSREASTVALQELSAKLQQEYDEKLREEQRKHREEIENLQAQLDEYIRRLEEAERNIKTAEAKIAERDQRIMELERLLDCMSKEKGQLQKKLQECEQRLRLLELTDTTDGTVAKRSKELQSESVELRERIKHLNDMVFCQQRKVKGMIEEVQTLRAQVAQKDMFISELLDRIAIVECENKPRVVLETREIGVGCDLLPSRFLQSSPAVYTRPFEYESPESPVQSGRDEVDAETNTGPKSSPEESMSSLYSSQPRSRAPQVYSPFMKLMEITAKINID; from the exons ATGCTTCGCTACGGCTCAGGACGAAATGTTTCCACCACTACCACCACAACAGAGGACTCTCCAGAGTCTTTCAGTGAG AGGAGGATCAGGCGCCTCAGGTTAACCCTACACGCGGGGGATACGGAAAACAAGGAGCCCAAAAATGCAAACTCAGACACG TCTGAGAAAAAGACGGACGTCAACGGGACATGGAAAAAGAAGAATGGGCTGATCCAGAGAGAGAGGCCAGCTGGCAGGGAGTCACCTCAGCAG CAGCTCGGAGACATGACCAATGGGGCGCCAgagtcctcgctgcagcagcatgGGCCCAAAGTGTACGCCGTTGTGCAGAGGACGGgctcagacagacagcaggaggtGATGGCGCGTGAGTGGACGGTCAATCACCTTCAGGATGAGATGAGATACATCAAAGAG GTGAGAGATTCGCTGGAAAAGGTGAGAGAGCGGATGTACGGGCAGTTCGGAGGAATGCAGCAATCAATGCAGAAGCTTTCACAGGAAATCAGG ACTGCCAATTCACAGCGAAGGAGTCTGGAGTCAGAGGTGAGGGTCCGGACGGAAGCCATGGAGAGCTTCGATCAGATGAACAGCTCCCTCATTTCTGCGAACCTCGGCCTGCAG TTGCCTTTGCAGAAATCCCTTTTGGAAAACTGTCAGAGCAGAGTGGACAGGAGGGACGAGGTGAAGAGTTTGCGGAGCACCTGTGAGAAGACACAAGAGAAActcagagagacggagaaggagCTGGCCGCCGCGCACGCTGAGAACCAGACTCTGAGACTACAG GTGGAGACTTCACGGGAGGCCAGCACCGTGGCACTGCAGGAGCTGTCAGCGAAGCTACAGCAGGAGTACGACGAGAAGCTGCGGGAGGAACAACGGAAACACAGGGAGGAGATTGAAAACCTACAG GCCCAACTCGACGAGTACATCAGGCGActagaggaagcagagagaaacaTCAAGACTGCAGAGGCCAAGATTGCAGAGAGGGACCAGAGGATCATGGAACTGGAGCGTCTACTGGACTGTATGAGCAAG GAAAAGGGTCAACTCCAGAAGAAGCTTCAGGAATGTGAACAGCGTCTCCGCTTGTTGGAGCTGACAGACACGACTGATGGAACTGTAGCCAAAAG GTCCAAAGAGCTGCAGTCTGAAAGTGTGGAACTGCGTGAGAGGATCAAACACTTGAACGACATGGTGTTCTGCCAGCAGAGGAAAGTCAAGGGAATGATCGAGGAG GTTCAAACACTGCGAGCCCAAGTCGCTCAGAAGGATATGTTCATCTCTGAGCTTCTGGACAGAATCGCAATAGTGGAGTGCGAG AATAAACCTCGAGTAGTTTTGGAAACCAGGGAGATAGGAGTAGGCTGTGATCTGCTCCCCAG CCGCTTCCTGCAGTCCAGCCCCGCAGTATACACCCGTCCGTTTGAATATGAGTCTCCTGAGAGTCCAGTCCAGTCCGGGAGGGATGAGGTGgatgcagaaacaaacacaggccCAAAATCAAGTCCAGAGGAATCCATGTCATCTCTGTACTCCTCTCAACCGAGATCAAGAGCCCCCCAAGTTTATTCACCATTCATGAAACTTATGGAAATTACAGCGAAGATAAACATAGACTGA